In Hydractinia symbiolongicarpus strain clone_291-10 chromosome 15, HSymV2.1, whole genome shotgun sequence, one DNA window encodes the following:
- the LOC130629160 gene encoding oxidized purine nucleoside triphosphate hydrolase-like, which produces MSTPPRKQLTLVLILNEHEKKILLGMKKRGFGCGRWNGFGGKKQGNETIEKCAERETFEECGLTMVKYTKVGHMIFEFVGDPVLLDVYVFRCTDYTGDITESEEMRPQWFTYSDVPFEHMWPDDHQWFPYMLKNQKFKAYYLFQGHDKILKEELSLVDAF; this is translated from the coding sequence ATGTCAACTCCACCAAGAAAGCAGCTTACTCTGGTTCTAATCTTAAACGAacatgaaaagaaaattttacttGGTATGAAGAAGCGGGGATTTGGGTGTGGCCGTTGGAATGGTTTTGGAGGAAAAAAACAGGGTAATGAAACTATTGAAAAATGTGCTGAACGTGAAACATTTGAGGAATGTGGCCTAACAATGGTAAAATATACCAAGGTTGGTCATATGATTTTTGAATTTGTGGGGGACCCAGTTCTGCTAGACGTTTACGTTTTTCGATGTACTGACTATACCGGAGATATCACGGAATCTGAAGAAATGCGTCCACAATGGTTTACCTACAGTGACGTTCCGTTTGAACATATGTGGCCAGACGATCATCAATGGTTCCCTTAtatgttaaaaaatcaaaaattcaaAGCGTATTATTTATTTCAAGGTCacgataaaattttaaaggaagAACTTTCACTTGTCGATGCTTTTTAG